GTGGGAGACGCAGGTGTTCAGGGCCCTGAGGCACTCCGTGTGGGACGTGATGCTCAGCACTGTTTTGAGAATCATCATGTAAGAGAGGAAGATGAGCAGTGAGTCCAATCCAAACGTGAAGAGAGTAGTAAACAAGCCATAGATGTAGTTGACTGTGATATCCGAACAAGCCATCTTCATGACATCCTGGTGCAGGCAGTAGGAATGCGAGAGGACATTGGCTCGACAGTATTGGAACCTTTTCAGGAGACAGGGGAATGGTAATGCTACAGCCAGCCCTCTTACCACAAACACCAACCCCATCTTGGCTATTCCCGGTGGAGTTAAGATGGAAGCATATCTCAGCGGGTTACAGATGGCAACAAAGCGGTCAAAGGCCATCAACAAGAGCACGGAAGATTCAATTTTTGCAAGAAAGTGGAGGAAGAACAGCTGCCCAAAACAGGCATTAAGGCTGATCTCCCTAGAGTTAAACAAGTATATGCCCAGGATTGTCGGTATGGTGGATATAGATAAGCTAAGGTCTGTGACAGCCAACATTGAAAGGAACatgtacatgggctcatggaggcttggatctgtttttataatgaacagaatgactgaat
The nucleotide sequence above comes from Caretta caretta isolate rCarCar2 chromosome 1, rCarCar1.hap1, whole genome shotgun sequence. Encoded proteins:
- the LOC142068511 gene encoding olfactory receptor 51G2-like is translated as MSAANDTEFNSAVFLLTGIPGQEDVHIWISILFSLMYAISIVGNSVILFIIKTDPSLHEPMYMFLSMLAVTDLSLSISTIPTILGIYLFNSREISLNACFGQLFFLHFLAKIESSVLLLMAFDRFVAICNPLRYASILTPPGIAKMGLVFVVRGLAVALPFPCLLKRFQYCRANVLSHSYCLHQDVMKMACSDITVNYIYGLFTTLFTFGLDSLLIFLSYMMILKTVLSITSHTECLRALNTCVSHLCAVLLFYTPNVSLTVIHRFGNSSSHLLKILLGYVYLLVPPVMNPIVYSVKSKHLRERIIRAFVK